The genome window ACAGCGCGGTGAGGAGCCTGACGACTACAAGCCGATGCCCTCCATCAGCAGGGGTGTCGCAGAAATCAGGATATGGGATGATAGCGGGACTTACAGACTAATTTACACGGCAAAGATGCCAGACGCGGTCTGTGTTCTAAGTGTTTTCCAGAAGAAGACGCAAACCACTCGGGCGCAGGAGATCAGGCTCGCCTGAGAAAATTGAAAAGGCAACTGAATGATCGAAACGGAAACCTTTGACAGCGTATGGGACGCGATTGCCGATACACCGGCTGAAGCTGCAAATCTGCGGGCGAGAGCCGAATTGATGAGACAGATAGCGGACATCATCAAAGAAAAGGGTTGGAAGCAGATCGACGCGGCAACCCACTGTGACGTCACGCAACCGCGCATAAACGATCTGTTGCGTGGCCGCGTGTCGCGCTTCTCACTCGACGCGCTAGTGAATATCGCCACAGCCCTTGGCCGCCGGGTTCATATTGAACTGGAAGCAGCCTGACGCGTGGTCAGGCAATGTCTTCCACTTCCACATCCGTACCATGCACGCGATGTGCCAGCGCCGCCTCCATGAACATGTCGACATCGCCGTCGAGCACATCCTGCGGGCTCGTGCTCTCAACGCCGGTGCGCAAGTCCTTCACCAGCTGATAGGGCTGCAGCACGTAGGAACGGATTTGGTGACCCCAGCCGATGTCGGTCTTGGAGGCTGAAATCGCATCCGCCGCCTGTTCGCGTTTCTCGAGCTCGGCCTCATAGAGGCGGGCGCGCAGCATCGACCATGCCGTGGCGCGGTTCTTGTGCTGTGAGCGCTCAGCCTGACATTGTACGACGATACCGGTTGCGATGTGGGTGATACGGACAGCCGAGTCCGTCGTGTTGACGTGCTGACCGCCCGCACCCGACGCTCGATAGGTATCGATACGGACATCGGCTTCCGTCACCGCGATGTCGATATTGTCGTCGACGACCGGGTAGACCCAGATGCTGGAAAACGATGTGTGCCTGCGCGCATTGGAATCATATGGCGAGATGCGCACCAGCCGGTGCACACCGGACTCGGTCTTCAGAAGGCCATACGCGTTGTGCCCCTTGACGAGAATTGTCGCGGATTTGATGCCCGCCTCTTCCCCGTAATGTACTTCGAGCAGTTCAACCTTCATGCCCTTGCGTTCGGCCCAGCGCGTATACATGCGCAGGAGCATCGACGCCCAGTCCTGGCTCTCCGTACCGCCGGCACCGGAATGGACTTCGAGATAGGTGTCGTTGGCATCCGCTTCACCGGAAAGCAGCGTATCGATCTGACGGCGATCGACCTCCTGCTTGATGCTGCGAATCGCTTCTTCAGCTTCGGCAACGATCGACTTGTCATCCTCCTCCTCGCCCATGGCGATGAGTTCGATGTTGTCTTCCAGAGATTGGGTCAAGGCGCGGATAGAATTGATGCTGTCTTCCAGCTGCTGGCGCTCGCGCATCAGCTTCTGCGCTTCCTGCGCATCGTTCCAGAGCGACGGGTCTTCGGCAAGCTGGTTCAGATAGCCCAGGCGTTTGATTGACGTATCCCAGTCAAAGATGCCTCCTCAGCAGGCTTATGGCCTGCTTGATCTCGTCGACCAGCGTCTCGATTTCGGCGCGCATTGGCTGTCCGTTCCTTCTTGTCTTTTTATGGATTTCAAATTTCGGCGGACCATATTGACTGGTCCGCGCGATGTAAAGTCTTCAGGCTTCCATGAAGCTCAGAGATCGAAGCGGTCAGAAAAGGCCGCCGCCGCCGCCCTGTATCGCGCGATTGACGTTGGGGGATTGCACGCTGACCGGTGCGCCTTCCGAGAACGAATCCATGCCAATGACCGAATAGCTGTCGGCTGGGCCTGTGCCCGGCTTGAACGCTTCCATGATCACGTTGGGGCCATCTGGCGATGCGCGCATGCCCGTCTTGCGATCGATTGGAATTACCGTCATGCCCTCGGGGACGCGGAAATCGACGGAACGCTGCCCCTGGAGCGCCGCTTCGGCAAAATCCTTGAACACTGGCGCTGCAAGACCGCTACCGGTGAAACCCTTGCCCATGGGAACAGGCGTGTCATAGCCAAGGTAAAGGCCGAATACGAGATCCGGCGTGAAGCCGATGAACCACGCATCCTTTTCGTCGTTGGTGGTTCCGGTCTTGCCGGCGATCGGACGATTGAGGCTCTTCAGGATCGTGGCGGTACCGCGCTGAACGACGCCCTCCATCATCGATGTGATCTGGTAGGCGGTCATAGGGTCGAGCACCTGGTCGCGATCATCGATCAGCTCCGGTTCCGCCTGGCCTTTCCATTCGGCAGCAGAGCAGTTGTCGCACTTGCGCTCGTCATGCTTGAAGACCGTCTTGCCGTAGCGGTCCTGGATCCGGTCGATCATGGACGGCGTTATCTTGCGCCCGCCATTGGCGATGATCGAATAGCCGGTGACCATGCGCAGAACAGTCGTTTCGCCCGAACCGAGCGCCATGGCGAGCACCGGCAGCATCTTGTCATAAATGCCGAACCGCTCGGCATATTCGGCAACCAGCTTCATGCCCATGTCCTGGGCGAGCCGCACAGTCATCAGATTGCGCGACTGCTCGATGCCGTAGCGCAGCGTCGACGGTCCTGCGAATTTTCCGCCATAGTTTTTCGGTGCCCATATGCCAAGGCTGCCGCCCTGATCCACCGAAATCGGACCGTCAAGCACGACCGAAGCGGGGGTGTAGCCGTTGTCGAGCGCTGCTGAATAGACGAAGGGCTTGAACGACGATCCCGGCTGACGCATCGCCTGTGTGGCGCGGTTGAACTCGGATTCGGCAAAGGAGAAGCCGCCAACCATTGCCAGAACGCGGCCCGTATGCGGATCCATCGCCACCGCGCCGCCTTCGATCTTCGGAACCTGCTGGAGATCGAAAGCCGTCTCGCTGCCTTCTTTCTTCTGGACGAAGACCACATCGCCGACATTGAAGACATTTTCCAGAGTTTTGGCGGTGGTGCGCTTGTCGTCATTGAGCAGGCGGAAGGCCCATTTGACGTCAGCGGCATCAATGGTTCCCTTCTTGCGCTCGGTGACGAGCTTGTCGGAGGCGTCGCGCTCCGGCTGCAGCCCAATGATCGCCTGCTCCGGCGTTACTTCAAGAACAACGGCCAGTTCCCAATCCGGGACATCGGAGAAAGCCTTGATCTCGGAGAGTGGGATGCCCCAGTCGCCATTGGTTGAAATTGTCTTGTAAGCACCGCGATAGCCGCGCGCATGGTCATATTTGAACAGGCCATGCTGCAGTGCGGCGCGCGCCATGACTTGCATTTTAGGATCGAGCGTTGTGCGAACGGACAGACCGCCTTCATAAAGCGCATTCTCGCCGTAGCGGGCAATGATTTGGCGCCGGACCTCCTCGGCGAAATATTCGGAAGCGAAGAGATAGTTGCCGGTATGGCGCGGCGTGACGCCCAGCGGCTCCGCCTTGGCCTCTTTGGCTTCTTCCATCGTGACATAGCCGTTTTCGGCCATGCGATCGATCACCCAGTTGCGGCGCTCAACAGCCCGCTCCGGCTGACGGAATGGATGATAGTTGGATGGTCCCTTGGGAAGCGCGGCGAGATAGGCCGCTTCGGCAACCGTCAGCTCATTGACCGACTTGTTGAAATAGGTCAGCGCGGCACCGGCAATGCCGTAAGAATTCAGACCGAAGAAGATTTCGTTGAGGTAGAGCTCAAGAATGCGATCCTTGGAATAAGCCTGCTCGATGCGGAACGACAGAATCGCTTCCTTGACCTTGCGCCCGATGGTCTGGTCGTTGCTCAAAAGGAAGTTCTTTGCCACCTGCTGGGTAATGGTCGATGCACCGACCGGACGCCGGGAGCCCCAATTCTGGATATTGGTGACGACCGCGCGGGCCAGACCGCCGATATCCACACCCGGATGCTGGTAGAAATTCTTGTCCTCGGCTGAAATGAAGGCTGCCTTGACGCGATCGGGCACTGCCTGAATCGGCAGATAGAGACGGCGCTGGCGTGCAAACTCAGCCATCAGCGAACCGTCCGAAGAATGGACACGGGTCATGACCGGCGGCTCGTACTTCGCCAGAACTTCGTAATCAGGCAAGTCCTTGGACATGTTGACGACATAGAGCGCAACAGCACCCGCCGCCAGAAGCGCCATGACCGTGCCGATTCCGAAAAAATATCCGATCAAGCGTATCATTTGTATGCGGAACCCATTTCACCTGTTGGCATGTATACTATCAATACATGATCCGATCCATGCAGATTGCTTCGTGGAAAACACCGATCAGAGGTGTTCCTGGTCCGGCAATCGTCCAAAGCAAGGCCGGTAGTTCATCGACGCAATTGGGCGACAAATGTGACAAAGGCAAGGAGAACCCGTTCGTGTTCACAATTTAAATACCAATTGTGGAGTTTCGGCAACGCCAAGATGGGCGATTTCGTGCGGAACGTCAGAACGCTCAGTTGAGCGCGCCAGCGGTCTTCTTGCCGGCAAATTCGCCTACGGCCGAAGCAAGTCTTTCGGCCACATGACCTCTCCAGGCCGGATCAAGCATCAGTTTCTCGTCTTCCGGATTGGAAAGATAACCGATTTCTACGAGAACGGAGGGAACGTCCGGCGCGCGCAGTACCTGGAATCCGGCAAAGCGATGCGGATTGTTGATCATGTTGACGTCTTTTTTCAGCGATTTCACCACGGTCTTGGCAAAGCTCAACGAAAAAGTATGCGTCTCCCGGCGAGTCAGGTCCATGAGAATGTCGGCAATTTCCGGCGTCTCGTTGTCAAATGTAATCCCTGCGACCGCATCCGAACGATTCTCACGATCCGCCATCGCACGCGACTCGGCATCCGAGGCCTTGTCCGAGACCGTATAAACCGTAGCGCCGCGAATATTGCCCCTGTTGATCGTATCTGCATGGATGGAGATGAAGAGATCGGCTTCATATTGCCGGGCGACTCTCACCCGCTCCGTCAACCGCATAAACTCATCGCCGTTCCGGGTCATTTCAACCCTCAGGCCGGGGAACTTGCTGAGTTCGTCGCGCAGTTGCTGCGCAAACATCAGCGTGACATTCTTCTCCATGATGCCGCTCGCGCTTTCCGCGCCGCTGTCGATACCGCCGTGGCCCGGATCTATCACAACGGTGAACGGCTTTGGCGCCTTGCTGACCTCATTGGGTGCAGCAGCGGCAAGCCGATCGCCTTTCGGTGCTCCTTCGGTCGAAGCAGTGGTGGCATTTTGCGTCTTCAGCGCTTCGGCGAACTGGCGGTCCGATGAAGCGACGAAATCCGCGACAAGCCGGTATCCCGGGCTGCTGTCATTCTTGATGACATTAAGCTGCTCGACGGCAAAAGGGCCTTTGAGCGTGAAAATCAGCCGTGAGCGCTGATCGTCGATTAATCCGTAGCGCACATCCGTAACCAGCCCGCGCGGTTCTGTTGATTTCTTGTCGAAGGCAAAAACGGCTTTGGGCATGTCGATTGCCAGCCTGTGCGGCTGATCAAGCAGCATCGTCGAGACGTCGGGCTCGCGATCGAAATTGATGACGATACGGGTTCGCAGCTCGTCGCCCGCGACCTGATACGTCAGGGCTGCCAGTTCGTCTGCTGCACGCGAAGGCTCGCCCGCCTGTAGAAAGACAAGAAAGCCGATGGCAGCAGCCATGAATATCCGACAGATCACGCTCATCTCTCTTGCCAACAGGTGCGATGCGGGGAGACAGTTCCCGCTGGCACAACTTGTATCAGACGCAGTATGCATTGGCATCCTGCCCAGGACACACTATCTATGACTAATAGGTAAGGAACCATGGTTAATAATGTCTTATGGTACCCTTTGTGCTTGGCGCATCAATGACAGGATTATGAAGAAGTCCTTGTCATAACGCGACACACCTCCTAAAAGCAAAGGTGGGTTACTTCCTGCCCTCCGGAATCAGGCTCTTTGATGTCACGGCAAACGACCGGCTGACAATGAGAACAGAGACACGGAGTGGCAATGGCGAAGATTCGCTGCGGTAACCAAAAAAGAATTTGGCGCGAGCAGACAGGGATTGTCGGCAGCGCTTTTTGTGAACGGCAGATCGCGCAGACAAGGCGCATCGAGCCAGCCCTTTCGAGGGTGTTAACAGTGTCGGCACAGCAGACAAGCGTGCCATTCGTGAGGTCGTTTCGTCAGGAACAGAAATGTTTGCTACAGACGTGATTATAACCGGCTTGCAAGCCGCGGCTGCCCGAGGGCAGCTCCGCGCGATGCCGTGTCTGTCTGTTTCTGCGAACTTAAATAAATCCGGCAAATGTGAAGATACGGCGCCAGGCACCCCGAGGGTTTCCTGGCTGTCCCGCGTTGATAGCATTTCAGCCGGGGAGAAGAATTATAATGTCGGACAAAATGCTAATCGACGCCTCCCACCAGGAGGAAACACGGGTTGTCGTGGTTCGCGGCAATCGAATTGAAGAATTTGACTTTGAATCGGAACATAAGAAACAGATCAAGGGCAATATCTATCTAGCGCGTGTCACACGCGTCGAACCGTCCCTTCAAGCTGCATTCGTGGAATATGGTGGCAATCGCCACGGCTTCCTTGCGTTCAGCGAAATTCACCCCGATTACTACCAGATCCCTGTTGCCGATCGTCAGGCACTGATCGACGCCGAAGCGGAAGCTGCGAGCCAGGACGAGGATCACGAAGAAAACGCGACCGAACAGCGTAGCCGCGATCGCAACGATCGTGGATCGCGCAACCGCCGCCGCGGCCGCCGTGGCCCGCGTCAGAATGATGATTCGGCAAAGCTGGACACTTCGGATGAAGAAAACCCGGCTGCAGGCGAAGCCGGAGACGAGCACGATGCGTCCGGAGAAATCACCGATGGGTCGCAGGATGAATCGTCCTCAAGCGACGAAAGCCATGGGCAGAGCATTGCAGCGTCGATCGACGCCGATGTGATATCGGAAGCCGTCGGTGTCGATACGGACGAAGCGTCCGAAGAAGACACCGAGGAAAGGACCGTATCTGATGCCGGCGAAGGCCGCTCCAGAAGGTCGAGGCATCGGTCGAACGAAGACAAGGACGAGGCGCCGGACGAACTCGACGAGGTTGAGTCCGTTGGAGCCGAGGACGCAATGGAAGAAGTGCCGACGCATCAGCGCTTCCAGCGCCGTCAGTACAATATCCAGGACGTCATCAAGCGCCGGCAGATCCTGCTGGTTCAGGTCGTCAAGGAAGAGCGCGGCAACAAGGGCGCTGCTCTCACCACCTATCTGTCGCTTGCCGGCCGTTACTCCGTCTTGATGCCGAACACGGCACGTGGCGGTGGCATTTCGCGCAAGATCACCAGCATTCAGGACCGCAAGCGTCTCAAGGATATCGTCAAGGATCTCGAAGTGCCGAAAGGTATGGGTGTGATCCTGCGCACTGCCGGTGCCATGCGCACCAAGCCTGAGGTCAAGCGCGACTACGAATATCTGATGCGCCTGTGGGAAAACGTCCGCAGCCTCACCCTCGCCTCGACCGCGCCTACGCTGGTCTACGAAGAAGGCAGCCTGATCAAGCGGTCGATCCGCGACCTGTACAATAAAGACATCACTGAAATCCTCGTTGCCGGCGAAAACGGATACCGCGAGGCCAAGGACTTCATGCGCATGCTCATGCCGAGTCATGCCAAGGTCGTGCAGCCCTACCGGGAACTCACACCGATCTTTGCCCGCAATGGCATCGAAGCGCAGCTGGACCGCATGCTCCAGCCGCAAGTGACGCTGAAGTCCGGTGGTTACATCATCATCAACCAGACGGAAGCGCTGGTGGCGATCGACGTCAACTCCGGCCGCTCGACACGCGAACATTCCATCGAAGATACGGCTTTGCAGACGAATCTTGAAGCAGCGGATGAAGTTGCGCGCCAGCTTCGCCTGCGCGATCTTGCCGGTCTGATCGTCATCGATTTCATCGACATGGAAGAGAATCGCAACAACCGCGCCGTCGAAAAGCGGATGAAGGATTGCCTGAAGGATGACCGCGCCCGCATTCAGGTTGGCCGGATCTCGCATTTCGGCCTTCTTGAAATGTCGCGTCAGCGTATCCGCGCCAGCGTTCTGGAAAGCACGACCCAGGTCTGCGCAATGTGCGGCGGTACCGGTCATGTGCGCTCCGCCTCCTCCATCGCCCTGCATGTCATGCGGTCGATCGAGGAATATCTGCTGCGCCACTCGCAGAACAACATCATCGTTCGCACGACCGTCGCAACGGCACTCTATGTCCTCAACCACAAGCGTCAGAATCTGGCCGATCTCGAAGCACGGTTTGGCCTGACCATCAGCATCGAAGCCGATGACAGCGTCGGTGCCCAGCACTTTGCCATCGACAAGGGTTCCATTGCTCTTGGCCCGATTGTTCCGTTGACGGAGACGCCGACCCTCGGATTCGCCGAGGATTTCGATGAAACCGATCCAGTCATCGAAGATGCAGATGAGGATGTCGTAGAAGCTCAGACGGGCGAATCTGCGAGAATCGCCGACAATGACGATGCGTCGCGCAAGCGCAGACGCAAGCGTCGGCGTCGTGGTGGTCGCGATCGCCAGGACTTCGCGGGCGCTGAGCAAGGTCAGCCTGTTCGTAGCGATGACGACGCGGATGACGCCGATCAGCCCCCCGTGGAAGGCGAAGACGCCGCCGCTACCAAGGCACGCGAGGAAGAAAACGAACGTCGCAAGAAGCGTCGGCGTGGCCGTCGTGGTGGCCGTAAGAACAAGCGTCCCGAAGATGGTGACGATGCCGGCAATCGGGTCATCGCGAAAACGGTTCCGGATGCCGAGCCCGTGTTCGTATCGATTCCTTTGCCGGACTTCTCAAAGGCCAGGCTCGCTGAAGTGACACCCCTGGTTGCGGAAGCACCTGTAGCGCTGCAGGAAGCTGTTGAAGTACCTGGCGTTGAGACAGCGGCAATCGAGGAAGCGCCTGCAAAGAAACCTGCAAAGCGCAAGTCCCGCGCCAAGGCGGCAATCGAGGCGGCTGAAATCGCCGTTGCCGAGGTTCTTGCCGAAGCAGAACCGGAAGCGCCAGCCAAACCGAAACGCGCACCGCGCAAGTCGGCGAGGAAGGTTGAGGCAGTTGTCGAAGAGACGCCTGCCATAGCGGAAGTTGCGGCCAGTACACCTGTAGAAGTACGGCCGGAACCAACGCCGGAGCCCGTTGCCGCGCCCGAACCGAAGAAGATCGAAGAGACCAAGCCTGTCGTTACCTCCTCCACCGCCAAGGAAAAGAAAGCCGAAGGCGAACCCGCACCAAAGCGTGGCTGGTGGCAAAAGAAGGGCTTCTTTTGAGCTTCAAAAACCATGAGTAAGTGAGTTGAAGAACCGGCATCATTGCCGGTTCTTCTTTATGGAGACTCTGTTTATGCTTCCCAATGCCGTAGATTTGTCGACATAGGCTGGCTTCACAAAGTGGGGAGCATCACAGGCCTCTCTTTCTTTCAAAGATCGATTTGGGTACGAATAGGACATGATTGCATTTCATAAGATCAGTTCACGTCAATCGATCATTGCCATGGCGCGCAGCGCGCTCATCATGCTGACTGCAGGCGCGTTTTGCGCCACGCAGACCGCTGTTGCCACAGCGCAGTCAGCATCCGTACCCATTGTCCGCGATGCGGAAATCGAAGCCCTTGTTACTGACTACGCCACCCCAATCATCAAGACGGCGGGTCTGTCCAAACACGCTATCAGCATCGTCTTGGTCAATAACCGCAGCTTCAATGCCTTCGTGGACGGCAGACGCATATTCATCAACACCGGTGCCCTGCTCCAGGCCGAAACGCCCAATGAAATCATCGGCGTTCTCGCCCATGAGGCTGGCCACCTTGCAGGCGGTCACCAGTTCCAGCTGCGCGAACAGCTTGCCAACGCCAAGACGATGGCCGTGGTTGCCAGCCTGCTCGGCATGGGCGCGATGGTCGCTGGCGCTGCCAGCCGCCAGGGCGGCCTCGCACAGGCCGGCGCAGGCATCGCCATGGGTGGCACTGAAGCCGCCATGCGCGGGCTGCTCAATTATCAGCGCACGGAAGAAATGGCGGCAGACCGTTCCGCCATTACCTATCTTGCAAACACCGGCCAATCCGCCAAGGGTATGCTGACGACGTTTGAGCGCTTCTCCAATGCCCTGTCATTGACTGGCACGCGCGCGGATCCCTATCGGATCAGCCACCCTCTGCCGCGGGAACGCATCGCCAATCTGGAAACGCTGGCCCATGCGAGCCCCTATTTCGACAAGCCGGACAGTCCCGCCTTGCAGCAGCGTCACGACCTGATGCGCGGCAAGATCGCAGCCTATACCGGCGGGGGAGCAAGTGTTCTGCAAACTTTCCGCAAGGATCCGAAGAACATTGGTGCACGCTATGGCGATGCCATCGCAACTTATCTCAATGGCTCTTCGCAATCGGCCATGTCCAAGATCGATGCACTGATCAAGGAACAGCCGAAGAACCCGTATTTTCAGGAGATCAAGGGCGAGATTCTGTTGAAACAGAACAAGGCGGAAGAAGCGGCCCGGGCCTTTCAGAAGGCCAGTGCGCTCGATCCACGAAAATCCAGCCTGATACGCATGAGCTACGGACGGTCATTGATGCTGACGGGGACACCTGCCAATCTCAAGGAATCCGTCGATATTATCAAAGCAAGTATCGGCCGCGACCGCGAGTCGCCAGCCGGCTATGCCTATCTGGCGCAAGCCTACGGTCAGATGGGCGATATGCCCCGTTCCGATCTCGCCAGCGCCGAAGAAAAATACTATTCCGGCAAGATCCAGGAAGCGCAAATCTTTGCCATTCGTGCCCAGCGTGGCTTGAAAAGCGGCTCGCCCGAGTGGATACAGGCTCAGGACATCATCAGCACCAAGACCAAGAAGCGCAAATGAGACGCGTGCCTCCGCGTCCGTTGCAGAACAGAATTTGAAAAGGACAGTTCACTATGACAAAAGTCACTCTGGTTGCTGCAGCCGCCGGTCTCGTCGGCGTTGCTGCGTTCGCTCTCGGCTACCAGGCGGGGCGGACTGAGTTGGTCAGTGCTGCGCCTGATATGTCAACAATGACGGCTTCGACCACCGACCGGGCAGAAATCGAAGGGATTGTACGCAACTACCTCATCAACAATCCCGAGGTAATGCTTGAGGTGCAGACGGCGCTCAATGCCAAGCAGGAGGCTGCGCAGAAGGAAGCTTCGACGCAGGTCATCAGCGAAAACAAGGACAAGATTTTTCTGTCGCCGATGGATGCCGTTTTCGGCAATCCGAGCGGCGATGTAACGATCGTCGAGTTCTTCGATTATAACTGCGGCTATTGCAAAAAGGCGCTGCCCGACATGGATGCGCTGCTGAAAAGCGATCCGAACCTGCGCTTCGTCATGAAGGAATTCCCGATCCTTGGTGCGGATTCAACGCGCGCGCATATGGTAGCCAAGGCGTTCAAGGCACTGATGCCGGAGAAGTATCTCGAGTTCCACCGTGATCTGCTGGGTGGCGAAGGCCGCGCAACCGAAGAATCCGCCATGGCGATTGCCGTCAAGCTCGGCGCAAACGAGGCACAGGTCCGCGAAAAGATGAAAGCTCCCGAAATAGCTGCCGCATTCCGCGACAACTACGAACTGGCAAACAGCTTGAGTATCACTGGCACGCCGTCCTATGTCGTGGGCAATGAGGTTGTTCCCGGCGCACTCGGAGCAGACGCGCTGGCCGAGAGGATCAGCCATATTCGCAACAAATAGAACTAATATTTACTTCTGCCTGCGAAAACCCTTTGTGGACAAGCAATAACGTGACTTTGCAGGCTTTTCGCTTGCCGATAAGCCGTCTATATGGGACCAGAACCTCGAACCGTCCGGTAATCATGAAGCAACAGATCTTTATCCTCAACGGCCCGAACCTGAACATGCTTGGAAAGCGTGAGCCGGGAATCTATGGCGCCACAACATTGAGCGATATCGAGGCTTTGTGCCGCTCGGAGGGTGAGAACCTCGGGGTCGATATCGTGTTTCGCCAGTCCAATCATGAGGGTGATCTGGTCAGCTGGATTCAGGAGGCAGGCGAGCAGAAGGCATTGGTGTTGATCAATCCCGCCGCCTACACGCATACATCCATCGCATTGCATGATGCCATCCGCGCGGCTTCGGTCACGCTGGTGGAGGTTCATCTTTCCAATATTCACGCGCGCGAGTCATTCCGCCATCACTCCTACGTTTCCTCTTTGGCCAAAGGGGTGATATGTGGCTTCGGGGTCGATGGCTACGTGATGGGCCTGCGCGCACTCATCAAGCTGGCGGCGTCGCAATAGCGGACACTGGCAAACAGAGATAAGGGGCTTGAAAAAGCATGGCTAGCAGAAACACCGGGATCGACAAGGTCATGATCCGCGACCTCGCGGAAATCCTGAACGAGACGGACCTCACCGACATCGAGATCGAACAGGGCGACCTTCGCATTCGCGTTTCGCGCCAGGTAACGGTTCAAGCCGCCGCCCCTGTCTATGCACAGGCTCCGGCCGCTGCTCCCGTAGCTGCGACCGCCGCTGTTGCTCCAGTTGCTGCGCCCGACCCCTCGAAGAACGCCATTCCATCGCCCATGGTCGGAACCGTCTACATGTCGCCCGCCCCCGGCGCCCGCGCCTTTATCGAGGTCGGATCACAGGTCAAGGAAGGCCAGACGCTTCTGATCATCGAAGCGATGAAGACAATGAACCAGATTCCATCGCCCCGTTCCGGCACCGTTACCGCTATCCTCGTCGAAGACAGCCAACCCGTCGAATATGGCGAGTTGCTGGTTGTGATTGAATAGGGTCCGGAACCGTGAGCAGATCGAGAGCGTGATGTTTCAGAAAATCCTCATCGCCAACCGCGGCGAAATTGCCCTGCGTGTCCTGCGTGCGTGCAAGGAGCTCGGCATCCAGACGGTAGCCGTGCACTCGACCGCCGACGCGGACGCCATGCATGTGCGGCTTGCCGACGAAAGCGTCTGTATCGGACCGCCCCCCTCGCGTGAAAGCTATCTGAATATCCACCAGATCGTCGCTGCCTGCGAAATCACCGGGGCAGATGCCATTCATCCGGGCTATGGCTTTCTGTCGGAGAACGCCAAGTTCGCCGAAATCCTTGAAGCCCACAACATCACATTCATCGGCCCCACCGCGGCGCATATCCGCGTCATGGGCGACAAGATCGAAGCCAAGCGCACCGCAAAACGCCTCGGCATTCCGGTCGTTCCAGGCTCGGACGGCGGCGTGACGGACGACAGGGAAGCTGCGCGCATCTGTGCCGAAATCGGTTACCCGGTCATCATCAAGGCCTCTGCAGGCGGCGGTGGCCGTGGCATGAAGGTCGCTCTGAACGAAGACGAGCTTTCCGTTGCCCTGTCGACCGCACGTTCGGAAGCCGGTGCGGCCTTCGGCGACGATGCCGTCTACATCGAGAAATACCTGCAGAAGCCCCGCCATATCGAAGTCCAGGTCATGGGCGACGGCAATGGCAAGGCCGTGCATCTCGGCGAACGCGACTGCTCGTTGCAGCGCCGCCACCAGAAGGTCTGGGAAGAGGCAAACTCACCTGCCCTCAATTCCGATGCACGCGAGCGGATCGGCATGATCTGCGCCAATGCCATGGCCGATATGGGATATCGCGGCGCCGGTACCATCGAGTTTCTCTACGAGAACGGCGAGTTCTACTTCATCGAAATGAACACCCGTCTCCAGGTCGAGCATCCGGTGACCGAAGCGATCACCGGCATCGATCTCGTGCACGAGCAGATTCGTGTTGCCGCCGGCGGCGGCCTGTCGGTGACCCAGGAAGACATCCGCTTCTCCGGTCACGCCATCGAATGCCGCATCAATGCGGAAGACCCGCGCACATTCGTGCCCTCGCCCGGCAAGATCACCCATTACCATACCCCGGGCGGTCTGGGCATACGCGTC of Phyllobacterium zundukense contains these proteins:
- a CDS encoding type II toxin-antitoxin system RelE/ParE family toxin; amino-acid sequence: MIKQLKFLGDSIKRLRDFPAFARQDAGYQLDKVQRGEEPDDYKPMPSISRGVAEIRIWDDSGTYRLIYTAKMPDAVCVLSVFQKKTQTTRAQEIRLA
- a CDS encoding helix-turn-helix domain-containing protein, with protein sequence MIETETFDSVWDAIADTPAEAANLRARAELMRQIADIIKEKGWKQIDAATHCDVTQPRINDLLRGRVSRFSLDALVNIATALGRRVHIELEAA
- the prfB gene encoding peptide chain release factor 2 (programmed frameshift) translates to MRAEIETLVDEIKQAISLLRRHLDWDTSIKRLGYLNQLAEDPSLWNDAQEAQKLMRERQQLEDSINSIRALTQSLEDNIELIAMGEEEDDKSIVAEAEEAIRSIKQEVDRRQIDTLLSGEADANDTYLEVHSGAGGTESQDWASMLLRMYTRWAERKGMKVELLEVHYGEEAGIKSATILVKGHNAYGLLKTESGVHRLVRISPYDSNARRHTSFSSIWVYPVVDDNIDIAVTEADVRIDTYRASGAGGQHVNTTDSAVRITHIATGIVVQCQAERSQHKNRATAWSMLRARLYEAELEKREQAADAISASKTDIGWGHQIRSYVLQPYQLVKDLRTGVESTSPQDVLDGDVDMFMEAALAHRVHGTDVEVEDIA
- a CDS encoding penicillin-binding protein 1A, with product MIRLIGYFFGIGTVMALLAAGAVALYVVNMSKDLPDYEVLAKYEPPVMTRVHSSDGSLMAEFARQRRLYLPIQAVPDRVKAAFISAEDKNFYQHPGVDIGGLARAVVTNIQNWGSRRPVGASTITQQVAKNFLLSNDQTIGRKVKEAILSFRIEQAYSKDRILELYLNEIFFGLNSYGIAGAALTYFNKSVNELTVAEAAYLAALPKGPSNYHPFRQPERAVERRNWVIDRMAENGYVTMEEAKEAKAEPLGVTPRHTGNYLFASEYFAEEVRRQIIARYGENALYEGGLSVRTTLDPKMQVMARAALQHGLFKYDHARGYRGAYKTISTNGDWGIPLSEIKAFSDVPDWELAVVLEVTPEQAIIGLQPERDASDKLVTERKKGTIDAADVKWAFRLLNDDKRTTAKTLENVFNVGDVVFVQKKEGSETAFDLQQVPKIEGGAVAMDPHTGRVLAMVGGFSFAESEFNRATQAMRQPGSSFKPFVYSAALDNGYTPASVVLDGPISVDQGGSLGIWAPKNYGGKFAGPSTLRYGIEQSRNLMTVRLAQDMGMKLVAEYAERFGIYDKMLPVLAMALGSGETTVLRMVTGYSIIANGGRKITPSMIDRIQDRYGKTVFKHDERKCDNCSAAEWKGQAEPELIDDRDQVLDPMTAYQITSMMEGVVQRGTATILKSLNRPIAGKTGTTNDEKDAWFIGFTPDLVFGLYLGYDTPVPMGKGFTGSGLAAPVFKDFAEAALQGQRSVDFRVPEGMTVIPIDRKTGMRASPDGPNVIMEAFKPGTGPADSYSVIGMDSFSEGAPVSVQSPNVNRAIQGGGGGLF
- a CDS encoding N-acetylmuramoyl-L-alanine amidase, whose amino-acid sequence is MAAAIGFLVFLQAGEPSRAADELAALTYQVAGDELRTRIVINFDREPDVSTMLLDQPHRLAIDMPKAVFAFDKKSTEPRGLVTDVRYGLIDDQRSRLIFTLKGPFAVEQLNVIKNDSSPGYRLVADFVASSDRQFAEALKTQNATTASTEGAPKGDRLAAAAPNEVSKAPKPFTVVIDPGHGGIDSGAESASGIMEKNVTLMFAQQLRDELSKFPGLRVEMTRNGDEFMRLTERVRVARQYEADLFISIHADTINRGNIRGATVYTVSDKASDAESRAMADRENRSDAVAGITFDNETPEIADILMDLTRRETHTFSLSFAKTVVKSLKKDVNMINNPHRFAGFQVLRAPDVPSVLVEIGYLSNPEDEKLMLDPAWRGHVAERLASAVGEFAGKKTAGALN